One Oncorhynchus keta strain PuntledgeMale-10-30-2019 chromosome 11, Oket_V2, whole genome shotgun sequence DNA window includes the following coding sequences:
- the LOC118389864 gene encoding transforming growth factor beta activator LRRC32-like isoform X2 yields the protein MKFANVIGGQWTPETLSTMAAYLWLVLAIVSDVAASLLRPPRQLSPCQMVQNDVYCNDLNLRTVPAKLPHGIQKLDLSRNLLQNITQEVLAIYTTVHHLNLHSNKIQFIQPGLFKDMTNLQVLDLSSNYLDVFAVSKTSIGPLTAVERLDLSGNGLYTGMTDFFLSEAPALMNLSLNGNSITKVGKETFCGALALRNIDLHNNVILEIEDGAFDSLLHLSELDLSINSITCITDFNLSKLKVLNLSKNSMECFQTTDSDLEYELLYLDLRENNIHYFPVLPRRNKLMYLDLSRNHLMSVNTTGTADELEHFRNTFVPQTQSGGMSRHQDFSRLKYLNMSYNQIKSIPMSYFCSMVSLVHLNISNNCIGAFSIDQESPLNSLKTLDLSYNALQNLSFGENTLRSLQELFLQGNFLTIMDSGTFQRLPSIRGLHLQQNYLKVCPSQRKSPQTDHNSQDPPGCVSFTSIPSLHLLYLSGNNLEVLPPYAFNGTPLRLLDLSLNPGLDIHQNAFSSLETSLTNLSLRENYIPELNTDLSLLSSLKFVDLSTNKLTTLPLWNKASSIESLNLQNNNLVTLEYNTVLVLERTLKTLYMGSNPLSCCSNPRFLNMLQHSDVVIPDFAIVTCQYTENSEPVEVNVGSVTQEQCQKLDSKSVSIIVIVVTALVLIAVLVVLSKVCHPKRRKLNISFRA from the exons ATGAAGTTTGCAAATGTTATTGGCGGTCAGTGGACACCAGAGACATTGAG cACCATGGCAGCCTACCTCTGGCTGGTCCTGGCCATCGTCAGTGATGTTGCAGCATCCTTGTTACGTCCCCCACGCCAACTCTCCCCCTGTCAAATG GTCCAGAATGACGTGTACTGCAACGATCTGAACCTGAGGACCGTTCCAGCCAAGCTTCCTCATGGCATTCAAAAGCTCGACCTGTCTCGTAACCTTCTACAAAACATTACTCAAGAAGTTCTAGCAATCTACACCACCGTTCATCATCTGAACCTCCACTCCAACAAGATCCAGTTCATCCAGCCAGGTCTGTTCAAAGACATGACCAATCTGCAAGTGCTGGACCTCTCCAGTAATTACTTGGATGTTTTTGCTGTTTCGAAAACCAGCATTGGGCCTCTTACGGCTGTGGAGAGGCTTGACCTCTCAGGCAATGGCCTGTACACGGGGATGACCGACTTTTTTCTCAGTGAAGCCCCAGCACTAATGAACCTTTCTCTGAATGGCAACAGTATCACCAAAGTGGGCAAGGAGACCTTTTGCGGAGCTTTGGCCTTAAGAAACATTGATCTTCACAACAACGTCATCTTAGAGATTGAGGACGGAGCATTTGACTCGTTGCTCCATCTGTCCGAGCTTGATTTGTCCATTAACTCCATCACTTGCATCACTGACTTTAACCTTTCCAAACTCAAGGTGCTGAACCTCAGTAAGAACAGCATGGAGTGCTTCCAAACCACAGATTCAGACCTAGAGTATGAGCTCCTCTACCTCGACCTGAGGGAAAACAATATCCACTACTTCCCCGTTCTCCCCAGAAGGAACAAGCTCATGTACCTGGATTTGTCCAGGAACCACCTGATGAGTGTCAATACCACAGGAACTGCCGATGAGCTCGAGCACTTCAGAAACACGTTCGTACCTCAAACGCAGTCAGGTGGAATGAGCAGACACCAGGACTTCTCAAGGCTCAAGTACCTCAACATGAGCTACAACCAGATAAAGAGCATACCGATGTCTTACTTCTGCAGCATGGTGTCCCTTGTGCATCTTAACATAAGTAATAACTGTATCGGGGCCTTTTCTATAGACCAGGAGAGCCCTCTGAACTCTCTGAAGACCCTGGACCTGAGTTACAATGCCCTACAAAACCTCTCATTTGGGGAGAACACCCTACGGTCACTGCAGGAACTCTTCTTACAAGGGAATTTCCTCACCATAATGGACTCTGGAACGTTCCAAAGACTGCCTAGCATCAGAGGCCTTCACCTCCAGCAGAACTACCTGAAAGTCTGCCCTTCACAGCGAAAATCACCCCAGACAGACCACAACTCCCAGGATCCTCCAGGCTGTGTCTCCTTTACATCAATACCAAGCCTGCACTTGTTGTACCTTTCTGGAAACAATCTTGAGGTTCTGCCACCATATGCCTTCAATGGCACCCCACTCAGGTTGCTGGACCTGTCCCTAAACCCAGGCTTGGACATTCACCAAAATGCTTTCTCTAGTTTGGAGACCTCCCTAACTAATCTCTCACTGAGAGAAAACTACATCCCAGAATTGAACACGGACCTTTCCCTGCTAAGTAGTCTCAAATTTGTGGACCTGTCCACCAACAAGCTGACCACTCTCCCCCTTTGGAACAAGGCGTCCTCCATCGAGTCCCTGAACCTGCAGAACAACAACCTGGTGACCCTGGAGTACAACACAGTCCTGGTCCTGGAGCGGACACTCAAAACCCTCTATATGGGCTCGAACCCTCTCAGTTGCTGCAGCAACCCCCGCTTCCTCAACATGCTCCAGCACTCTGATGTGGTCATCCCGGACTTCGCGATAGTAACCTGCCAGTACACAGAGAACTCGGAGCCAGTGGAGGTGAATGTTGGGAGTGTGACGCAAGAGCAGTGTCAGAAGCTAGACAGTAAGAGCGTGAGCATTATCGTCATCGTGGTGACAGCTTTGGTGCTGATAGCGGTGCTGGTGGTGCTCTCCAAGGTGTGCCACCCCAAAAGGCGCAAGCTCAACATCAGCTTCAGGGCCTAA
- the LOC118389864 gene encoding transforming growth factor beta activator LRRC32-like isoform X3 translates to MCQPGTSAKSTMAAYLWLVLAIVSDVAASLLRPPRQLSPCQMVQNDVYCNDLNLRTVPAKLPHGIQKLDLSRNLLQNITQEVLAIYTTVHHLNLHSNKIQFIQPGLFKDMTNLQVLDLSSNYLDVFAVSKTSIGPLTAVERLDLSGNGLYTGMTDFFLSEAPALMNLSLNGNSITKVGKETFCGALALRNIDLHNNVILEIEDGAFDSLLHLSELDLSINSITCITDFNLSKLKVLNLSKNSMECFQTTDSDLEYELLYLDLRENNIHYFPVLPRRNKLMYLDLSRNHLMSVNTTGTADELEHFRNTFVPQTQSGGMSRHQDFSRLKYLNMSYNQIKSIPMSYFCSMVSLVHLNISNNCIGAFSIDQESPLNSLKTLDLSYNALQNLSFGENTLRSLQELFLQGNFLTIMDSGTFQRLPSIRGLHLQQNYLKVCPSQRKSPQTDHNSQDPPGCVSFTSIPSLHLLYLSGNNLEVLPPYAFNGTPLRLLDLSLNPGLDIHQNAFSSLETSLTNLSLRENYIPELNTDLSLLSSLKFVDLSTNKLTTLPLWNKASSIESLNLQNNNLVTLEYNTVLVLERTLKTLYMGSNPLSCCSNPRFLNMLQHSDVVIPDFAIVTCQYTENSEPVEVNVGSVTQEQCQKLDSKSVSIIVIVVTALVLIAVLVVLSKVCHPKRRKLNISFRA, encoded by the exons ATGTGTCAGCCCGGGACCAGCGCTAAAAG cACCATGGCAGCCTACCTCTGGCTGGTCCTGGCCATCGTCAGTGATGTTGCAGCATCCTTGTTACGTCCCCCACGCCAACTCTCCCCCTGTCAAATG GTCCAGAATGACGTGTACTGCAACGATCTGAACCTGAGGACCGTTCCAGCCAAGCTTCCTCATGGCATTCAAAAGCTCGACCTGTCTCGTAACCTTCTACAAAACATTACTCAAGAAGTTCTAGCAATCTACACCACCGTTCATCATCTGAACCTCCACTCCAACAAGATCCAGTTCATCCAGCCAGGTCTGTTCAAAGACATGACCAATCTGCAAGTGCTGGACCTCTCCAGTAATTACTTGGATGTTTTTGCTGTTTCGAAAACCAGCATTGGGCCTCTTACGGCTGTGGAGAGGCTTGACCTCTCAGGCAATGGCCTGTACACGGGGATGACCGACTTTTTTCTCAGTGAAGCCCCAGCACTAATGAACCTTTCTCTGAATGGCAACAGTATCACCAAAGTGGGCAAGGAGACCTTTTGCGGAGCTTTGGCCTTAAGAAACATTGATCTTCACAACAACGTCATCTTAGAGATTGAGGACGGAGCATTTGACTCGTTGCTCCATCTGTCCGAGCTTGATTTGTCCATTAACTCCATCACTTGCATCACTGACTTTAACCTTTCCAAACTCAAGGTGCTGAACCTCAGTAAGAACAGCATGGAGTGCTTCCAAACCACAGATTCAGACCTAGAGTATGAGCTCCTCTACCTCGACCTGAGGGAAAACAATATCCACTACTTCCCCGTTCTCCCCAGAAGGAACAAGCTCATGTACCTGGATTTGTCCAGGAACCACCTGATGAGTGTCAATACCACAGGAACTGCCGATGAGCTCGAGCACTTCAGAAACACGTTCGTACCTCAAACGCAGTCAGGTGGAATGAGCAGACACCAGGACTTCTCAAGGCTCAAGTACCTCAACATGAGCTACAACCAGATAAAGAGCATACCGATGTCTTACTTCTGCAGCATGGTGTCCCTTGTGCATCTTAACATAAGTAATAACTGTATCGGGGCCTTTTCTATAGACCAGGAGAGCCCTCTGAACTCTCTGAAGACCCTGGACCTGAGTTACAATGCCCTACAAAACCTCTCATTTGGGGAGAACACCCTACGGTCACTGCAGGAACTCTTCTTACAAGGGAATTTCCTCACCATAATGGACTCTGGAACGTTCCAAAGACTGCCTAGCATCAGAGGCCTTCACCTCCAGCAGAACTACCTGAAAGTCTGCCCTTCACAGCGAAAATCACCCCAGACAGACCACAACTCCCAGGATCCTCCAGGCTGTGTCTCCTTTACATCAATACCAAGCCTGCACTTGTTGTACCTTTCTGGAAACAATCTTGAGGTTCTGCCACCATATGCCTTCAATGGCACCCCACTCAGGTTGCTGGACCTGTCCCTAAACCCAGGCTTGGACATTCACCAAAATGCTTTCTCTAGTTTGGAGACCTCCCTAACTAATCTCTCACTGAGAGAAAACTACATCCCAGAATTGAACACGGACCTTTCCCTGCTAAGTAGTCTCAAATTTGTGGACCTGTCCACCAACAAGCTGACCACTCTCCCCCTTTGGAACAAGGCGTCCTCCATCGAGTCCCTGAACCTGCAGAACAACAACCTGGTGACCCTGGAGTACAACACAGTCCTGGTCCTGGAGCGGACACTCAAAACCCTCTATATGGGCTCGAACCCTCTCAGTTGCTGCAGCAACCCCCGCTTCCTCAACATGCTCCAGCACTCTGATGTGGTCATCCCGGACTTCGCGATAGTAACCTGCCAGTACACAGAGAACTCGGAGCCAGTGGAGGTGAATGTTGGGAGTGTGACGCAAGAGCAGTGTCAGAAGCTAGACAGTAAGAGCGTGAGCATTATCGTCATCGTGGTGACAGCTTTGGTGCTGATAGCGGTGCTGGTGGTGCTCTCCAAGGTGTGCCACCCCAAAAGGCGCAAGCTCAACATCAGCTTCAGGGCCTAA
- the LOC118389864 gene encoding transforming growth factor beta activator LRRC32-like isoform X4 yields the protein MAAYLWLVLAIVSDVAASLLRPPRQLSPCQMVQNDVYCNDLNLRTVPAKLPHGIQKLDLSRNLLQNITQEVLAIYTTVHHLNLHSNKIQFIQPGLFKDMTNLQVLDLSSNYLDVFAVSKTSIGPLTAVERLDLSGNGLYTGMTDFFLSEAPALMNLSLNGNSITKVGKETFCGALALRNIDLHNNVILEIEDGAFDSLLHLSELDLSINSITCITDFNLSKLKVLNLSKNSMECFQTTDSDLEYELLYLDLRENNIHYFPVLPRRNKLMYLDLSRNHLMSVNTTGTADELEHFRNTFVPQTQSGGMSRHQDFSRLKYLNMSYNQIKSIPMSYFCSMVSLVHLNISNNCIGAFSIDQESPLNSLKTLDLSYNALQNLSFGENTLRSLQELFLQGNFLTIMDSGTFQRLPSIRGLHLQQNYLKVCPSQRKSPQTDHNSQDPPGCVSFTSIPSLHLLYLSGNNLEVLPPYAFNGTPLRLLDLSLNPGLDIHQNAFSSLETSLTNLSLRENYIPELNTDLSLLSSLKFVDLSTNKLTTLPLWNKASSIESLNLQNNNLVTLEYNTVLVLERTLKTLYMGSNPLSCCSNPRFLNMLQHSDVVIPDFAIVTCQYTENSEPVEVNVGSVTQEQCQKLDSKSVSIIVIVVTALVLIAVLVVLSKVCHPKRRKLNISFRA from the exons ATGGCAGCCTACCTCTGGCTGGTCCTGGCCATCGTCAGTGATGTTGCAGCATCCTTGTTACGTCCCCCACGCCAACTCTCCCCCTGTCAAATG GTCCAGAATGACGTGTACTGCAACGATCTGAACCTGAGGACCGTTCCAGCCAAGCTTCCTCATGGCATTCAAAAGCTCGACCTGTCTCGTAACCTTCTACAAAACATTACTCAAGAAGTTCTAGCAATCTACACCACCGTTCATCATCTGAACCTCCACTCCAACAAGATCCAGTTCATCCAGCCAGGTCTGTTCAAAGACATGACCAATCTGCAAGTGCTGGACCTCTCCAGTAATTACTTGGATGTTTTTGCTGTTTCGAAAACCAGCATTGGGCCTCTTACGGCTGTGGAGAGGCTTGACCTCTCAGGCAATGGCCTGTACACGGGGATGACCGACTTTTTTCTCAGTGAAGCCCCAGCACTAATGAACCTTTCTCTGAATGGCAACAGTATCACCAAAGTGGGCAAGGAGACCTTTTGCGGAGCTTTGGCCTTAAGAAACATTGATCTTCACAACAACGTCATCTTAGAGATTGAGGACGGAGCATTTGACTCGTTGCTCCATCTGTCCGAGCTTGATTTGTCCATTAACTCCATCACTTGCATCACTGACTTTAACCTTTCCAAACTCAAGGTGCTGAACCTCAGTAAGAACAGCATGGAGTGCTTCCAAACCACAGATTCAGACCTAGAGTATGAGCTCCTCTACCTCGACCTGAGGGAAAACAATATCCACTACTTCCCCGTTCTCCCCAGAAGGAACAAGCTCATGTACCTGGATTTGTCCAGGAACCACCTGATGAGTGTCAATACCACAGGAACTGCCGATGAGCTCGAGCACTTCAGAAACACGTTCGTACCTCAAACGCAGTCAGGTGGAATGAGCAGACACCAGGACTTCTCAAGGCTCAAGTACCTCAACATGAGCTACAACCAGATAAAGAGCATACCGATGTCTTACTTCTGCAGCATGGTGTCCCTTGTGCATCTTAACATAAGTAATAACTGTATCGGGGCCTTTTCTATAGACCAGGAGAGCCCTCTGAACTCTCTGAAGACCCTGGACCTGAGTTACAATGCCCTACAAAACCTCTCATTTGGGGAGAACACCCTACGGTCACTGCAGGAACTCTTCTTACAAGGGAATTTCCTCACCATAATGGACTCTGGAACGTTCCAAAGACTGCCTAGCATCAGAGGCCTTCACCTCCAGCAGAACTACCTGAAAGTCTGCCCTTCACAGCGAAAATCACCCCAGACAGACCACAACTCCCAGGATCCTCCAGGCTGTGTCTCCTTTACATCAATACCAAGCCTGCACTTGTTGTACCTTTCTGGAAACAATCTTGAGGTTCTGCCACCATATGCCTTCAATGGCACCCCACTCAGGTTGCTGGACCTGTCCCTAAACCCAGGCTTGGACATTCACCAAAATGCTTTCTCTAGTTTGGAGACCTCCCTAACTAATCTCTCACTGAGAGAAAACTACATCCCAGAATTGAACACGGACCTTTCCCTGCTAAGTAGTCTCAAATTTGTGGACCTGTCCACCAACAAGCTGACCACTCTCCCCCTTTGGAACAAGGCGTCCTCCATCGAGTCCCTGAACCTGCAGAACAACAACCTGGTGACCCTGGAGTACAACACAGTCCTGGTCCTGGAGCGGACACTCAAAACCCTCTATATGGGCTCGAACCCTCTCAGTTGCTGCAGCAACCCCCGCTTCCTCAACATGCTCCAGCACTCTGATGTGGTCATCCCGGACTTCGCGATAGTAACCTGCCAGTACACAGAGAACTCGGAGCCAGTGGAGGTGAATGTTGGGAGTGTGACGCAAGAGCAGTGTCAGAAGCTAGACAGTAAGAGCGTGAGCATTATCGTCATCGTGGTGACAGCTTTGGTGCTGATAGCGGTGCTGGTGGTGCTCTCCAAGGTGTGCCACCCCAAAAGGCGCAAGCTCAACATCAGCTTCAGGGCCTAA
- the LOC118389864 gene encoding transforming growth factor beta activator LRRC32-like isoform X1, which yields MTDLSSCHKPISVFPALMCALSLCHSTMAAYLWLVLAIVSDVAASLLRPPRQLSPCQMVQNDVYCNDLNLRTVPAKLPHGIQKLDLSRNLLQNITQEVLAIYTTVHHLNLHSNKIQFIQPGLFKDMTNLQVLDLSSNYLDVFAVSKTSIGPLTAVERLDLSGNGLYTGMTDFFLSEAPALMNLSLNGNSITKVGKETFCGALALRNIDLHNNVILEIEDGAFDSLLHLSELDLSINSITCITDFNLSKLKVLNLSKNSMECFQTTDSDLEYELLYLDLRENNIHYFPVLPRRNKLMYLDLSRNHLMSVNTTGTADELEHFRNTFVPQTQSGGMSRHQDFSRLKYLNMSYNQIKSIPMSYFCSMVSLVHLNISNNCIGAFSIDQESPLNSLKTLDLSYNALQNLSFGENTLRSLQELFLQGNFLTIMDSGTFQRLPSIRGLHLQQNYLKVCPSQRKSPQTDHNSQDPPGCVSFTSIPSLHLLYLSGNNLEVLPPYAFNGTPLRLLDLSLNPGLDIHQNAFSSLETSLTNLSLRENYIPELNTDLSLLSSLKFVDLSTNKLTTLPLWNKASSIESLNLQNNNLVTLEYNTVLVLERTLKTLYMGSNPLSCCSNPRFLNMLQHSDVVIPDFAIVTCQYTENSEPVEVNVGSVTQEQCQKLDSKSVSIIVIVVTALVLIAVLVVLSKVCHPKRRKLNISFRA from the exons ATGACAGATCTCAGTTCATGTCATAAACCCATCAGTGTGTTTCCTGCACTcatgtgtgctctctctctgtgtcacagcACCATGGCAGCCTACCTCTGGCTGGTCCTGGCCATCGTCAGTGATGTTGCAGCATCCTTGTTACGTCCCCCACGCCAACTCTCCCCCTGTCAAATG GTCCAGAATGACGTGTACTGCAACGATCTGAACCTGAGGACCGTTCCAGCCAAGCTTCCTCATGGCATTCAAAAGCTCGACCTGTCTCGTAACCTTCTACAAAACATTACTCAAGAAGTTCTAGCAATCTACACCACCGTTCATCATCTGAACCTCCACTCCAACAAGATCCAGTTCATCCAGCCAGGTCTGTTCAAAGACATGACCAATCTGCAAGTGCTGGACCTCTCCAGTAATTACTTGGATGTTTTTGCTGTTTCGAAAACCAGCATTGGGCCTCTTACGGCTGTGGAGAGGCTTGACCTCTCAGGCAATGGCCTGTACACGGGGATGACCGACTTTTTTCTCAGTGAAGCCCCAGCACTAATGAACCTTTCTCTGAATGGCAACAGTATCACCAAAGTGGGCAAGGAGACCTTTTGCGGAGCTTTGGCCTTAAGAAACATTGATCTTCACAACAACGTCATCTTAGAGATTGAGGACGGAGCATTTGACTCGTTGCTCCATCTGTCCGAGCTTGATTTGTCCATTAACTCCATCACTTGCATCACTGACTTTAACCTTTCCAAACTCAAGGTGCTGAACCTCAGTAAGAACAGCATGGAGTGCTTCCAAACCACAGATTCAGACCTAGAGTATGAGCTCCTCTACCTCGACCTGAGGGAAAACAATATCCACTACTTCCCCGTTCTCCCCAGAAGGAACAAGCTCATGTACCTGGATTTGTCCAGGAACCACCTGATGAGTGTCAATACCACAGGAACTGCCGATGAGCTCGAGCACTTCAGAAACACGTTCGTACCTCAAACGCAGTCAGGTGGAATGAGCAGACACCAGGACTTCTCAAGGCTCAAGTACCTCAACATGAGCTACAACCAGATAAAGAGCATACCGATGTCTTACTTCTGCAGCATGGTGTCCCTTGTGCATCTTAACATAAGTAATAACTGTATCGGGGCCTTTTCTATAGACCAGGAGAGCCCTCTGAACTCTCTGAAGACCCTGGACCTGAGTTACAATGCCCTACAAAACCTCTCATTTGGGGAGAACACCCTACGGTCACTGCAGGAACTCTTCTTACAAGGGAATTTCCTCACCATAATGGACTCTGGAACGTTCCAAAGACTGCCTAGCATCAGAGGCCTTCACCTCCAGCAGAACTACCTGAAAGTCTGCCCTTCACAGCGAAAATCACCCCAGACAGACCACAACTCCCAGGATCCTCCAGGCTGTGTCTCCTTTACATCAATACCAAGCCTGCACTTGTTGTACCTTTCTGGAAACAATCTTGAGGTTCTGCCACCATATGCCTTCAATGGCACCCCACTCAGGTTGCTGGACCTGTCCCTAAACCCAGGCTTGGACATTCACCAAAATGCTTTCTCTAGTTTGGAGACCTCCCTAACTAATCTCTCACTGAGAGAAAACTACATCCCAGAATTGAACACGGACCTTTCCCTGCTAAGTAGTCTCAAATTTGTGGACCTGTCCACCAACAAGCTGACCACTCTCCCCCTTTGGAACAAGGCGTCCTCCATCGAGTCCCTGAACCTGCAGAACAACAACCTGGTGACCCTGGAGTACAACACAGTCCTGGTCCTGGAGCGGACACTCAAAACCCTCTATATGGGCTCGAACCCTCTCAGTTGCTGCAGCAACCCCCGCTTCCTCAACATGCTCCAGCACTCTGATGTGGTCATCCCGGACTTCGCGATAGTAACCTGCCAGTACACAGAGAACTCGGAGCCAGTGGAGGTGAATGTTGGGAGTGTGACGCAAGAGCAGTGTCAGAAGCTAGACAGTAAGAGCGTGAGCATTATCGTCATCGTGGTGACAGCTTTGGTGCTGATAGCGGTGCTGGTGGTGCTCTCCAAGGTGTGCCACCCCAAAAGGCGCAAGCTCAACATCAGCTTCAGGGCCTAA